Proteins from a genomic interval of Zingiber officinale cultivar Zhangliang chromosome 1B, Zo_v1.1, whole genome shotgun sequence:
- the LOC121970955 gene encoding probable monogalactosyldiacylglycerol synthase 1, chloroplastic isoform X2, whose translation MPPSAVAQDPSNLLHLGLPLYLESFLSLLPATDSSARLNSSCAVRRLSARAALCAAVSSQPPSKLHRLWSEFNRFVQTHCERRAAIGLASLGLSSEANRLDIDDPGVVEDDEDPLKGVVKGEKRKKVLILMSDTGGGHRASAEAIKAAFNEEFGDEYQVFVTDLWTEHTPWPFNQLPRSYNFLVKHGALWKMTYYSSAPRLVHQPHFAATSTFIAREVAKGLMKYQPDIIISVHPLMQHVPLRILRSRGLLKKIIFTTVVTDLSTCHPTWFHRLVTRCYCPSSEVAKRALKAGLQPSQIKIYGLPVRPSFVKPVRSKVELRKELGMVEDLPAVLLMGGGEGMGPIEATARALSDSLYNENVEEPIGQILIICGRNRKLADRLQSIDWKVPVQVKGFVTKMEECMGACDCIISKGQEQLQKP comes from the exons ATGCCGCCGTCTGCCGTCGCTCAAGATCCCTCCAATCTCCTCCATCTCGGCCTCCCCCTCTACCTCGAATCGTTCCTCTCCCTGCTCCCTGCCACCGACTCTTCCGCGCGCCTCAACTCCTCTTGCGCTGTCCGCCGCCTGTCCGCCAGAGCCGCGCTCTGCGCGGCCGTATCCTCTCAGCCGCCCTCCAAGCTCCACCGACTCTGGAGCGAGTTCAACCGGTTCGTGCAGACCCACTGCGAGCGCCGCGCGGCTATTGGGCTTGCCTCGCTCGGCCTCTCGAGTGAGGCGAACCGGCTCGACATTGACGACCCTGGAGTGGTGGAGGATGATGAAGATCCATTGAAAGGGGTGGTGAAGGGTGAGAAGCGGAAGAAAGTTTTGATCTTGATGAGCGACACCGGCGGCGGTCATAGGGCGTCGGCCGAGGCCATTAAAGCTGCCTTCAACGAGGAGTTCGGGGACGAGTATCAG GTGTTTGTGACGGATTTGTGGACAGAACACACACCCTGGCCGTTTAACCAACTTCCTAGGAGCTATAACTTCTTGGTGAAGCATGGTGCCTTGTGGAAAATGACATACTACAGCAGCGCCCCTCGTTTGGTGCATCAACCACACTTTGCAGCAACTTCTACGTTTATAGCTAG AGAAGTTGCAAAAGGGCTAATGAAGTACCAACCGGATATTATTATTAGTGTACATCCATTAATGCAACATGTTCCCCTTAGAATCTTGAGGTCAAGAGGTCTTTTGAAAAAGATCATCTTTACCACTGTTGTGACAGATCTAAGCACATGCCATCCAACATG GTTCCATAGGCTTGTAACAAGATGCTATTGCCCTTCTTCTGAAGTGGCAAAGAGGGCATTAAAAGCAGGACTTCAGCCTTCCCAGATCAAGATCTATGGACTTCCTGTGCGCCCTTCATTTGTTAAGCCAGTGCGATCAAAG GTTGAATTAAGAAAAGAGTTAGGAATGGTTGAGGATTTACCTGCTGTTCTATTGATGGGAGGTGGAGAAGGAATGGGTCCTATTGAGGCTACTGCTAGAGCTCTTAGTGATTCATTGTACAATGAAAATGTTGAAGAGCCTATTGGCCAGATACTCATAATATGTGGCCGTAACAGAAAACTAGCTGATAGATTGCAGTCAATTGACTGGAAGGTTCCTGTTCAG GTAAAAGGTTTTGTCACTAAGATGGAAGAATGCATGGGTGCATGTGACTGCATAATTTCAAAG GGCCAGGAACAATTGCAGAAGCCATGA
- the LOC121970955 gene encoding probable monogalactosyldiacylglycerol synthase 1, chloroplastic isoform X1: MPPSAVAQDPSNLLHLGLPLYLESFLSLLPATDSSARLNSSCAVRRLSARAALCAAVSSQPPSKLHRLWSEFNRFVQTHCERRAAIGLASLGLSSEANRLDIDDPGVVEDDEDPLKGVVKGEKRKKVLILMSDTGGGHRASAEAIKAAFNEEFGDEYQVFVTDLWTEHTPWPFNQLPRSYNFLVKHGALWKMTYYSSAPRLVHQPHFAATSTFIAREVAKGLMKYQPDIIISVHPLMQHVPLRILRSRGLLKKIIFTTVVTDLSTCHPTWFHRLVTRCYCPSSEVAKRALKAGLQPSQIKIYGLPVRPSFVKPVRSKVELRKELGMVEDLPAVLLMGGGEGMGPIEATARALSDSLYNENVEEPIGQILIICGRNRKLADRLQSIDWKVPVQVKGFVTKMEECMGACDCIISKAGPGTIAEAMIRGLPIILNGYIAGQEVGNVPYVVDNGCGKFSKSPKEIAKIVAQWFGPKSDELRAMSQNALKLARPDAVFKIVRDLHELIRERSLVKQYSCIA; encoded by the exons ATGCCGCCGTCTGCCGTCGCTCAAGATCCCTCCAATCTCCTCCATCTCGGCCTCCCCCTCTACCTCGAATCGTTCCTCTCCCTGCTCCCTGCCACCGACTCTTCCGCGCGCCTCAACTCCTCTTGCGCTGTCCGCCGCCTGTCCGCCAGAGCCGCGCTCTGCGCGGCCGTATCCTCTCAGCCGCCCTCCAAGCTCCACCGACTCTGGAGCGAGTTCAACCGGTTCGTGCAGACCCACTGCGAGCGCCGCGCGGCTATTGGGCTTGCCTCGCTCGGCCTCTCGAGTGAGGCGAACCGGCTCGACATTGACGACCCTGGAGTGGTGGAGGATGATGAAGATCCATTGAAAGGGGTGGTGAAGGGTGAGAAGCGGAAGAAAGTTTTGATCTTGATGAGCGACACCGGCGGCGGTCATAGGGCGTCGGCCGAGGCCATTAAAGCTGCCTTCAACGAGGAGTTCGGGGACGAGTATCAG GTGTTTGTGACGGATTTGTGGACAGAACACACACCCTGGCCGTTTAACCAACTTCCTAGGAGCTATAACTTCTTGGTGAAGCATGGTGCCTTGTGGAAAATGACATACTACAGCAGCGCCCCTCGTTTGGTGCATCAACCACACTTTGCAGCAACTTCTACGTTTATAGCTAG AGAAGTTGCAAAAGGGCTAATGAAGTACCAACCGGATATTATTATTAGTGTACATCCATTAATGCAACATGTTCCCCTTAGAATCTTGAGGTCAAGAGGTCTTTTGAAAAAGATCATCTTTACCACTGTTGTGACAGATCTAAGCACATGCCATCCAACATG GTTCCATAGGCTTGTAACAAGATGCTATTGCCCTTCTTCTGAAGTGGCAAAGAGGGCATTAAAAGCAGGACTTCAGCCTTCCCAGATCAAGATCTATGGACTTCCTGTGCGCCCTTCATTTGTTAAGCCAGTGCGATCAAAG GTTGAATTAAGAAAAGAGTTAGGAATGGTTGAGGATTTACCTGCTGTTCTATTGATGGGAGGTGGAGAAGGAATGGGTCCTATTGAGGCTACTGCTAGAGCTCTTAGTGATTCATTGTACAATGAAAATGTTGAAGAGCCTATTGGCCAGATACTCATAATATGTGGCCGTAACAGAAAACTAGCTGATAGATTGCAGTCAATTGACTGGAAGGTTCCTGTTCAG GTAAAAGGTTTTGTCACTAAGATGGAAGAATGCATGGGTGCATGTGACTGCATAATTTCAAAG GCAGGGCCAGGAACAATTGCAGAAGCCATGATTCGAGGACTGCCTATTATTCTGAATGGATATATTGCAGGGCAA GAAGTCGGTAATGTTCCTTATGTCGTGGATAATGGATGTGGGAAGTTCTCAAAATCTCCCAAAGAGATAGCAAAGATAGTTGCCCAGTGGTTTGGTCCAAAATCTGACGAACTCAGGGCCATGTCTCAGAATGCTTTAAAGCTAGCTCGTCCAGATGCCGTCTTCAAAATTGTTCGGGATCTACACGAGTTGATTAGAGAGAGGAGTCTTGTGAAGCAATATTCTTGCATAGCTTGA